The Pontibacter pudoricolor genome contains a region encoding:
- a CDS encoding DUF4249 domain-containing protein, whose amino-acid sequence MKFLDWNKTIGWLMMLLVSSCVEPYSPEVLEGPNSYLVVNGFINTNGPTTVQLLRTQNLQEETIPPAETNAIVQIESEDGEHYRLYEAGNGNYTIDNLNINPASKYRLFIRTANGKEYTSEYVEVKHTPAIDDVSWEPVDNEVQLYVSTHDPNNKTRYYRWEFEHTWHYRAAWSTSLKYVNGRIEQRDRNDPDIYNCWTSDKSTTIELGTSIRLSQDVISKYKLLAIPYNSEKIGVKYSILVKQYALTREAYAYWETLKKNTENIGTLFDPLPSQLTGNIKSLTDPNEPVIGYVTASTMQEKRIFIDVNELPREWRTFTPRCTIDTMWLANSTPRDYFEGGYVMPVYEVYPPNGAMSPIGYSYATAGCVDCRTRGTNVKPAFWE is encoded by the coding sequence ATGAAATTCCTGGACTGGAACAAGACGATAGGTTGGCTTATGATGCTGTTAGTGAGCAGTTGCGTAGAGCCTTATTCGCCGGAAGTACTGGAGGGGCCAAACAGCTACCTGGTAGTAAACGGATTTATTAATACCAATGGGCCAACTACAGTACAGTTGCTACGCACCCAAAACCTGCAGGAAGAAACAATTCCGCCTGCCGAGACTAATGCGATTGTTCAGATAGAGTCTGAAGATGGGGAGCACTATAGGTTGTATGAGGCTGGCAACGGCAACTATACCATCGATAATTTAAATATTAACCCGGCGTCAAAATACCGCCTGTTCATCAGAACTGCCAACGGAAAAGAGTACACCTCGGAGTATGTAGAGGTAAAGCATACCCCGGCTATAGATGACGTTAGCTGGGAACCTGTTGATAATGAAGTTCAGCTATACGTAAGCACACACGACCCTAACAACAAGACGCGCTATTACCGTTGGGAGTTTGAGCATACCTGGCATTACCGGGCAGCATGGAGTACTAGCTTAAAATATGTGAACGGACGAATTGAGCAACGCGACCGTAACGATCCGGATATTTATAACTGCTGGACATCAGACAAATCTACGACTATTGAACTGGGAACATCTATCCGGTTAAGCCAGGATGTGATCAGCAAGTATAAGCTGTTAGCAATACCTTATAACTCCGAAAAGATTGGTGTGAAATATAGCATACTGGTGAAGCAATATGCACTTACCCGCGAAGCTTATGCCTATTGGGAAACCCTGAAAAAGAATACCGAAAATATTGGTACCCTGTTCGATCCCTTGCCATCGCAGTTAACCGGGAACATAAAAAGCTTAACCGACCCAAACGAGCCTGTAATTGGTTATGTAACGGCTTCCACGATGCAGGAAAAGCGCATTTTTATCGACGTTAATGAGTTGCCGAGAGAATGGCGAACATTTACACCGAGATGCACCATTGATACGATGTGGCTGGCAAACAGCACGCCCCGCGACTATTTTGAAGGTGGCTATGTGATGCCTGTTTATGAAGTATATCCACCGAATGGAGCAATGTCTCCTATAGGGTATAGCTATGCGACGGCAGGTTGTGTTGACTGCCGCACCCGTGGCACAAATGTGAAACCTGCTTTCTGGGAGTAA
- a CDS encoding DoxX family membrane protein, with translation MNEDKYLPYGVLFMRLALAFTLLAAIADKAGYWGEPGSPTIIWGDWHVYISYMHSLLPFTSKSTTEILATMATVLEGALALMLLFGIKVRWAALGTGIYSLLLALGTLVFIGVKAPFNYSLFVVCAAGFLLACCPIYRFTAHGIKKRSTYHPY, from the coding sequence ATGAACGAAGATAAATATTTACCCTACGGGGTACTTTTTATGCGGCTGGCGCTGGCCTTTACCTTGCTGGCCGCCATTGCCGACAAAGCCGGCTACTGGGGGGAACCTGGATCGCCCACTATTATCTGGGGAGACTGGCATGTGTATATAAGTTATATGCATTCACTTCTGCCTTTTACTTCTAAAAGCACGACCGAAATACTGGCCACTATGGCAACGGTGTTAGAAGGAGCCCTGGCGCTGATGCTGCTCTTCGGGATTAAAGTGAGGTGGGCTGCCCTTGGTACCGGAATCTATAGTTTGCTTTTAGCCCTCGGCACGCTGGTTTTTATTGGTGTGAAAGCACCGTTCAACTATAGTTTGTTTGTGGTTTGCGCGGCCGGTTTCCTGCTTGCCTGCTGCCCTATCTACAGATTTACAGCACATGGCATAAAAAAACGCAGCACCTATCATCCGTATTAA
- the purB gene encoding adenylosuccinate lyase: MNLTTLTAISPVDGRYRRNTTELAAYFSEFGLIRYRVLVEVEYFIALCELPLPQLQQVDKSLYPALRNLYEKFTEQDALIIKETEKTTNHDVKAVEYFIKDKFDALGLGEYKEFIHFGLTSQDVNNTAIPLSMREADERVLQPMYQHLHQTLTELAQQWKNIPMLAHTHGQPASPTRLGKEIMVFAERLEAQMDLLRQVPFSAKFGGATGNFNAHHIAYPTINWPDFGNKFVQESLGLRRSQYTTQIEHYDNLAAYFDGLKRLNTILIDFSRDVWQYVSMGYFKQKIKAGEVGSSAMPHKVNPIDFENAEGNLGIANAILEHLSAKLPISRLQRDLTDSTVLRNVGVPLAHIVIALKSLERGIGKLELNEAALTHHLEENWAVVAEGIQTVLRREGYPQPYEALKALTRKNEKITASTISNFIDGLQVSETIKAELKQITPYSYTGVDML; encoded by the coding sequence ATGAATCTTACTACGCTTACTGCCATATCGCCTGTGGATGGTCGCTACCGCCGCAATACTACTGAGTTAGCCGCATACTTTTCTGAGTTTGGCCTGATCCGTTACCGCGTGCTGGTGGAAGTAGAGTACTTTATCGCGCTTTGCGAACTACCTTTGCCACAACTGCAGCAGGTTGACAAAAGCCTGTACCCAGCACTACGCAACTTGTATGAGAAGTTTACAGAGCAGGATGCCCTAATTATAAAAGAGACTGAAAAAACGACCAACCACGATGTGAAAGCGGTTGAGTATTTTATAAAAGATAAGTTTGATGCGCTGGGCCTGGGCGAGTATAAAGAGTTTATCCACTTTGGGTTGACCTCGCAGGATGTAAATAACACGGCTATACCATTATCGATGCGCGAGGCGGATGAACGTGTGTTGCAACCAATGTACCAGCACCTGCACCAGACTTTAACCGAACTGGCGCAGCAATGGAAAAACATACCCATGCTGGCACACACCCACGGGCAACCGGCCTCCCCTACCCGTTTGGGCAAAGAGATCATGGTGTTTGCAGAGCGCCTGGAGGCACAAATGGATTTGTTGCGCCAGGTTCCGTTCTCGGCTAAGTTTGGCGGGGCAACCGGTAACTTTAACGCACACCACATTGCCTACCCAACTATAAACTGGCCTGATTTCGGGAATAAGTTTGTGCAGGAAAGCCTTGGTTTACGCCGCAGCCAGTATACTACCCAAATAGAGCATTACGATAACCTGGCCGCTTACTTCGATGGCCTGAAACGCCTGAACACGATCCTGATTGATTTCTCGAGAGACGTGTGGCAGTATGTGTCGATGGGGTATTTTAAGCAGAAAATTAAAGCCGGTGAAGTTGGTTCATCAGCGATGCCGCATAAAGTAAACCCGATCGATTTTGAAAACGCAGAAGGAAACCTGGGTATAGCCAACGCTATTTTAGAGCACTTATCGGCCAAGCTACCTATCTCCCGCCTGCAGCGCGACCTGACCGACTCTACGGTGCTGCGTAATGTGGGTGTACCGCTGGCGCATATTGTTATTGCTTTAAAATCGCTGGAGCGTGGCATTGGCAAACTGGAACTGAACGAAGCTGCCCTGACACATCATTTAGAAGAGAACTGGGCCGTGGTAGCAGAAGGCATCCAGACGGTGCTGCGCCGCGAAGGTTACCCACAACCTTATGAGGCCCTGAAAGCATTAACCCGCAAAAACGAAAAGATCACGGCATCAACTATAAGCAATTTTATAGACGGCCTGCAGGTAAGCGAAACTATAAAAGCGGAGCTAAAACAGATTACACCTTATAGCTATACTGGTGTGGATATGCTATAG
- a CDS encoding biosynthetic peptidoglycan transglycosylase, translating to MKKRILIGVSIFMLLLLILLVLLVIFRSSLLQYTIKKIEARIENKYPVDFKVQDARFIDMNSVVLSGISLVPTDRDTLFVTDSVHATVSIRSILKGRLVFDKLQVANGYLTARKNGDINNFTFLFKSDKAAPADTAKSGRNYGELLNRLIETAFDNVPDQVDFKNLNVSYVSPSRTIDVIMPFLKIDDGNINTELTIRMDSLVNNMRVSGTIDPDDYNISTSVYASDRKGIRIPYVEEKFGGTVAFDTLHVSLQDKKYRKDKLTLRGNAKVQNLVVNHPRIATEDVMVKESAVDYVVTIGKDFYAIEEPTKVRINRAVANLQASYQSDPSKIIDLKVNTEKIPANDFFESLPPGLFENLDGIKAQGTLQYKMSFHVNMDQLDSLKFNSDLDASKDFKILKWGKTNIQKINGSFVHTVYEYGKPVRTFTVGPANPFFAPINQISPYLRNAILTAEDAGFYKHNGFHEEAFRQAIIKNLKEGEFVRGGSTISMQLVKNVFLTRHKTITRKVEEAIIVWLIENLHLVSKNRMFEVYLNIIEWGPNVYGAKDASRFYFGKQPSELNLAESIFLTSIIPSPKRYRSSFDSHGNLRSWKGYYYRLIGGIMRRRGLITEAEYENLYPNVTLYGRARDLIVTAPDTSMTEEPDTSEFELETIDLLDL from the coding sequence TTGAAAAAAAGAATACTGATTGGAGTAAGCATATTTATGTTGCTGCTCCTTATACTACTTGTTCTGCTCGTAATTTTCAGAAGCAGTCTTCTCCAGTATACTATCAAAAAAATTGAGGCCCGGATAGAGAACAAATATCCTGTAGATTTTAAAGTGCAGGATGCCCGGTTTATAGATATGAATTCGGTGGTACTAAGTGGTATTTCACTGGTGCCAACCGACCGCGATACCCTGTTTGTTACCGATTCGGTACATGCTACTGTCAGTATCCGGTCTATCTTAAAGGGGCGCCTTGTATTTGATAAGCTGCAGGTGGCCAACGGCTATTTAACAGCCCGAAAGAACGGCGATATCAACAACTTTACTTTCCTGTTTAAGTCTGATAAAGCAGCACCGGCAGATACAGCCAAGAGCGGACGAAACTATGGCGAACTGCTAAACCGCCTGATAGAGACCGCATTTGATAACGTGCCGGACCAGGTCGATTTTAAGAACCTGAACGTGTCGTATGTTTCTCCTAGCAGAACAATTGATGTTATAATGCCATTCCTGAAAATAGATGATGGCAACATAAACACCGAGCTAACTATACGCATGGACAGCCTGGTGAACAACATGCGCGTCAGCGGAACGATAGACCCGGACGACTATAACATCTCGACAAGCGTGTATGCTTCGGACAGGAAGGGAATACGGATACCTTATGTAGAAGAAAAGTTTGGCGGAACAGTAGCCTTCGATACGCTGCATGTGAGTTTGCAGGATAAAAAATACCGGAAAGACAAGCTTACCTTACGTGGCAATGCCAAGGTACAGAACCTGGTTGTGAACCACCCACGCATCGCTACTGAGGATGTAATGGTGAAAGAAAGCGCTGTAGATTATGTGGTAACGATAGGCAAAGACTTTTATGCTATAGAGGAGCCTACTAAAGTACGCATAAACCGGGCTGTTGCCAACCTGCAGGCCAGCTACCAGAGCGATCCTTCCAAAATCATTGACCTGAAAGTTAATACAGAAAAAATTCCTGCCAACGATTTCTTTGAGTCGTTGCCGCCGGGCCTTTTCGAGAACCTGGATGGTATAAAAGCACAGGGAACTTTACAATATAAAATGAGCTTCCATGTGAACATGGATCAGCTGGACAGCCTTAAATTTAACTCCGATCTGGATGCCTCTAAAGATTTTAAGATTCTGAAATGGGGCAAGACCAACATTCAGAAGATTAACGGGTCGTTTGTACACACCGTGTATGAGTATGGAAAGCCGGTTCGTACGTTTACTGTTGGCCCTGCCAACCCATTCTTCGCCCCGATTAACCAGATTTCGCCGTATCTGCGCAATGCCATTCTTACCGCCGAAGATGCAGGCTTTTATAAGCACAACGGTTTCCATGAAGAAGCTTTCCGGCAGGCAATCATCAAAAACCTGAAAGAAGGCGAATTTGTACGCGGCGGCAGTACCATTTCGATGCAGCTGGTAAAAAACGTGTTCCTGACACGCCATAAAACAATAACCCGAAAGGTAGAAGAAGCCATTATCGTCTGGCTGATAGAGAACCTGCATCTGGTATCGAAGAACCGCATGTTTGAAGTGTATCTGAACATCATTGAGTGGGGGCCTAACGTTTACGGCGCCAAAGATGCCTCACGATTCTATTTCGGAAAGCAGCCATCGGAACTTAACCTGGCAGAATCCATTTTCCTGACCAGCATCATACCAAGTCCGAAACGTTACCGTTCCTCTTTCGACAGCCACGGCAACCTGCGAAGCTGGAAAGGTTATTATTACAGGCTGATAGGCGGCATTATGCGTCGCAGAGGATTAATAACAGAGGCAGAATACGAGAACCTTTATCCGAACGTAACACTTTACGGACGGGCACGCGACCTTATAGTTACGGCCCCAGATACCTCTATGACAGAAGAGCCGGACACATCCGAATTTGAACTGGAAACGATTGACCTGCTCGATCTTTAA
- a CDS encoding bile acid:sodium symporter family protein codes for MKPENNGKTAAKGVGLIPRVNRFANRLGLDWFLLALLLMIVLAYLWPQIGVKDGPLALGTITDVGVSVIFLFYGLRLSPEKLKAGLSNWRLHLLVQLSTFVLFPVLILLLMQVVSADSSNLLWLGVFYLAALPSTVSSSVVMVSVAGGNMPGAIFNASISSLLGVFITPLWMGVFLSAGSGTMDMQEVMLKLVVQVLVPVIVGILLHSRLGAFAERYKARIRFFDQTIILLIVYSSFCESYARNLFGGLSMLHLVGLGAAMLALFFLIYGIITGISRLLNLTWEDKITAVFCGSKKSLVHGTVMSKVLFPDANVVGVVLLPIMIYHALQLVVASIIAQAAARKAAARQL; via the coding sequence ATGAAACCAGAAAACAACGGTAAAACAGCAGCAAAAGGCGTCGGGCTGATACCGCGTGTTAACCGTTTTGCAAACCGGCTGGGGTTAGACTGGTTTCTGCTGGCACTGCTGCTGATGATCGTGCTGGCCTATTTATGGCCGCAGATAGGGGTAAAAGATGGCCCGCTGGCCCTGGGAACTATAACGGATGTAGGCGTCTCGGTAATATTTCTGTTCTATGGATTGCGCCTGAGCCCCGAAAAACTGAAAGCTGGCTTAAGCAACTGGCGCCTGCACTTACTGGTTCAACTCAGTACGTTCGTGCTGTTCCCGGTGCTTATATTGTTGTTAATGCAGGTTGTTAGTGCAGATAGCTCTAACCTGTTATGGCTAGGTGTATTTTACCTGGCTGCTCTGCCTTCTACGGTCTCTTCGTCGGTAGTGATGGTTTCGGTAGCGGGTGGCAACATGCCGGGTGCCATCTTTAACGCCAGTATTTCCAGTCTTCTGGGTGTTTTTATTACGCCGCTCTGGATGGGAGTTTTCCTGTCGGCCGGATCTGGAACGATGGATATGCAGGAGGTAATGCTGAAACTGGTAGTGCAGGTACTGGTTCCGGTTATAGTTGGTATTTTGCTGCACAGCCGGTTGGGAGCTTTTGCAGAGCGCTACAAAGCCAGAATCCGCTTCTTCGACCAGACAATTATCCTGCTTATAGTTTATAGTTCGTTCTGCGAATCGTATGCCCGTAACCTGTTTGGCGGATTAAGTATGCTGCACTTAGTTGGTTTGGGAGCAGCTATGCTGGCTCTGTTTTTCCTGATCTACGGTATTATTACGGGTATTAGCCGCCTACTTAATTTAACCTGGGAAGACAAAATTACAGCTGTATTCTGTGGTTCTAAAAAATCGCTGGTGCATGGCACGGTTATGAGTAAAGTGCTCTTCCCGGATGCCAATGTGGTAGGTGTTGTGTTGTTACCGATCATGATCTACCATGCGCTGCAACTGGTAGTGGCCAGTATTATAGCGCAGGCCGCTGCCCGGAAAGCTGCTGCACGCCAACTATAG
- a CDS encoding DUF3817 domain-containing protein, with protein MSTPLSRFRAIALYEGISFLVLLFLAMPLKYMLDIPEPVKYVGWAHGVLFVLYVVTLAHVFFAERWSFLKGVVAFALSFVPFGTFWLDKKLKQEEEAKLAARREKQVA; from the coding sequence ATGAGTACGCCACTATCACGTTTCCGCGCGATTGCCTTATATGAAGGTATTTCTTTTCTGGTATTGCTTTTCTTAGCGATGCCGCTGAAGTATATGTTAGACATACCTGAGCCTGTAAAATATGTAGGCTGGGCGCACGGTGTTTTGTTTGTGCTGTATGTGGTTACGCTGGCGCATGTTTTCTTTGCTGAACGCTGGTCATTCCTGAAAGGCGTGGTTGCATTTGCGCTGTCATTTGTGCCGTTCGGTACCTTCTGGCTCGATAAAAAACTGAAGCAGGAAGAAGAAGCAAAACTTGCAGCTAGGCGCGAAAAACAAGTAGCGTAA
- a CDS encoding 3-deoxy-7-phosphoheptulonate synthase — translation MRASKTTISLAPQSSFRNASGMPVLIAGPCSAESENQVVETAQLLSKMQNVNIFKAGIWKSRTRPNSFEGVGSKGLPWLQKVKQRTGLRLAVDVSNAQQAEEALHHGIDVLCLNGRVTVNPYAVQEIADVLRGTATPVLVTNPVYPDLGLWVGAFERLQQAGLTDLGGIHRGFSGEDKELLYRNQPKWEVMLQLRNELPELPVLCDASHIAGKRSLLYPVGQRALDLGMDGLLLETHVNPATALSSQQQQLMPQELAVLLGALKTRVKLSETTELVEHLDALRQEVETLDQQLMELLLHRSTVASQMSSFGLGSASPADQLRKKQEQLTGLLNQVGQPFSNTTGSEPTSAVA, via the coding sequence ATGAGAGCAAGTAAAACAACCATCAGTTTGGCACCGCAGTCCAGCTTCAGGAATGCAAGCGGAATGCCCGTGCTGATTGCTGGCCCATGCAGCGCCGAAAGCGAAAACCAGGTAGTAGAAACCGCCCAGCTTCTGAGTAAGATGCAGAACGTGAATATTTTTAAGGCAGGTATCTGGAAATCGCGCACACGCCCAAATAGCTTTGAAGGTGTAGGCTCTAAAGGGTTGCCATGGCTGCAAAAAGTAAAACAACGAACCGGTTTGCGACTCGCTGTAGATGTATCGAATGCGCAACAGGCGGAAGAAGCATTGCACCATGGCATTGATGTACTTTGCCTGAATGGCAGGGTAACAGTAAACCCATATGCCGTTCAGGAAATTGCGGATGTGCTGCGTGGAACTGCTACGCCTGTGCTGGTAACCAACCCCGTTTACCCGGATCTGGGTTTGTGGGTAGGTGCTTTCGAAAGATTACAACAGGCCGGTCTTACTGACCTGGGCGGTATTCACCGTGGCTTTTCAGGAGAAGATAAAGAGCTGTTGTACCGCAACCAGCCTAAATGGGAAGTAATGCTGCAACTACGTAACGAGCTGCCGGAACTGCCTGTGCTTTGCGATGCCAGCCACATTGCCGGTAAGCGCAGCCTGCTTTACCCGGTAGGCCAGCGCGCCCTGGATCTGGGCATGGATGGCCTGCTACTGGAAACGCATGTGAATCCGGCAACGGCATTAAGCAGCCAGCAGCAGCAGTTAATGCCGCAGGAACTGGCCGTATTGCTGGGCGCGCTTAAAACCCGCGTAAAGCTCAGCGAAACAACAGAACTGGTAGAACACCTGGATGCCCTGCGCCAGGAAGTGGAGACGCTGGACCAGCAGTTGATGGAATTGTTATTGCACCGTTCAACTGTAGCTAGCCAGATGAGCAGCTTCGGGTTAGGTAGTGCATCGCCGGCAGACCAGCTTCGCAAAAAGCAGGAGCAACTAACCGGTTTACTGAACCAGGTAGGGCAGCCATTTAGCAACACAACTGGCAGCGAACCTACCAGTGCCGTGGCCTGA